Proteins from a single region of Weeksella virosa DSM 16922:
- the thiD gene encoding bifunctional hydroxymethylpyrimidine kinase/phosphomethylpyrimidine kinase, which yields MNTMQKPYSVLTIAGYDGSGGAGIQADTKTISAHGCYATNVLTALPVQNTKGVQNIYEIPAQAIREQILSILEDIYPDAIKIGMVHSVELVHIISEELKNYNRPIVYDPVMVATSGHRLIKEETLEACIEKLFPLATLITPNLDEASILVNHKIDSAELMLAYGETILNLGCQNLLIKGGHLQQEKIISYLFQKEQPVQSYTSQKIKTKNTHGSGCTLSSAIACNLALGYSLTQSVQLAQEYVEQAILGSKDLAIGKGNGPLNHLFNPQKLKTYDIHN from the coding sequence ATGAATACCATGCAAAAACCCTATAGCGTCTTAACAATTGCCGGATATGATGGAAGCGGTGGCGCTGGCATACAAGCTGATACCAAAACAATTTCTGCTCATGGATGTTATGCTACAAATGTATTGACGGCATTGCCTGTTCAAAATACAAAAGGCGTACAAAATATTTACGAAATTCCTGCACAAGCAATTCGTGAACAAATTCTATCCATATTAGAGGATATTTATCCTGATGCAATAAAAATTGGAATGGTTCATAGTGTTGAATTGGTTCATATCATTTCAGAGGAATTAAAAAATTACAATAGACCGATTGTTTATGACCCTGTCATGGTTGCGACCAGTGGACATCGATTAATCAAAGAAGAAACTCTTGAAGCTTGCATAGAAAAACTTTTCCCTTTGGCTACGCTTATTACACCAAATCTTGATGAAGCAAGTATTTTGGTAAATCATAAAATTGATTCTGCTGAATTGATGCTTGCTTATGGAGAAACGATTTTAAATTTAGGTTGTCAGAATCTTTTAATAAAAGGTGGACATCTTCAGCAAGAAAAAATTATCAGTTATTTATTTCAAAAAGAACAACCTGTACAAAGTTATACCTCTCAAAAAATAAAGACAAAAAATACGCATGGTTCAGGTTGCACACTATCTTCTGCAATTGCGTGTAATTTAGCTTTGGGATATTCACTCACACAAAGTGTACAACTAGCACAAGAATATGTTGAACAAGCAATATTAGGAAGTAAAGACCTAGCAATTGGGAAAGGAAATGGACCTCTTAATCATTTATTTAATCCACAAAAATTAAAAACGTATGACATTCACAACTAA
- the thiE gene encoding thiamine phosphate synthase: MKINPTFPYPLYLVISEKDCKYLHWLDVAEQAIIGGVDIIQLREKNCSVGEYISKATLLKNITDHYNIPLIINDSLEVATAVDSWGIHVGQADISPSKIKKNTQALKHIGWSLENIKQLDDDEMKYVHHLGVSPIFSTPTKTNTITEWGFDGLKFLKTKTSKPLIAIGGINESNIAKIIQAGADSVAIVSAICGSKNPKKSTQILKQIINNNEYHAKTL; this comes from the coding sequence ATGAAGATTAATCCAACTTTTCCTTATCCTTTGTATTTAGTTATTTCTGAAAAAGATTGTAAGTATCTTCACTGGTTAGATGTTGCAGAGCAAGCAATTATTGGTGGGGTTGACATCATTCAGCTCCGGGAAAAGAATTGCAGTGTCGGCGAGTACATTTCAAAAGCTACATTATTAAAAAATATTACGGACCACTACAATATCCCGTTGATTATTAACGATTCGTTAGAGGTTGCTACCGCTGTTGACTCTTGGGGAATACATGTCGGGCAGGCTGATATATCACCTTCTAAAATTAAGAAAAATACACAAGCTCTAAAACACATTGGTTGGTCTTTAGAAAATATCAAACAATTGGATGATGATGAAATGAAATATGTACATCATTTAGGGGTAAGTCCTATATTTTCGACTCCAACAAAAACCAATACGATTACTGAATGGGGTTTTGATGGATTAAAATTTTTAAAAACTAAAACATCAAAACCTTTGATTGCAATTGGCGGGATTAATGAAAGTAATATTGCTAAAATCATACAAGCAGGCGCAGATAGTGTTGCAATTGTTTCTGCCATTTGCGGAAGTAAAAATCCAAAAAAATCGACCCAAATTTTAAAACAAATTATTAACAATAATGAATACCATGCAAAAACCCTATAG